In Nitrospirota bacterium, the DNA window GGTTACTGTCATAGGCAATGGCTGGCAGGAACGATACGAAAAAGGTGGTCAGATGCCGTTGGGAATTGTCATAGATGTGGCAGGCAGGAAGATGCAAACGGATTTCGAATCGGTTATAGAAAGAAAAATTCATCATAACATAAACGAGGCACAAGGGCTTTGGCATATGGGTCAGCGTGATCTAAACTGGATAAGAATCAATCATAATGCAAAAAAAGAGGGCATTACGCTTGAGCATATAGGACATATAATGACGACAATGACACATCACAGGTTCAGGGCAATCGTGGATAAGGTTCAGGTAACCATATATACGGATGAGGCAGATGTGCTTAAGGTTCAGGAGGAGGCAAGACACTCTTATAAGGAGCGTGACCATAGGCTCGGCGGGCTTGTAGATGAGGCAGTGGATACATTTTATTCATGCCTCTTATGCCAGTCATTTGCCCCAAGCCATGTGTGTGTTATCTCACCTGAAAGGCTTGGTCTTTGCGGTGCATATAACTGGCTTGACTGTAAAGCCGCATTCGAGATAGACCCGACAGGCGGAAATCAGCCTATCACAAAGGGCGGGCTTTTGGATGCAAGATATGGCAGATATACAGGAATAGACGAGTATCTTAAGAAGGCATCAGGAGGCGCGGTAGAGACACTTAACCTCTACACCATAATGGAAAACCCCATGACATCCTGCGGATGCTTTGAGTGCATAATCGCAATAGTCCCTGAGGCAAACGGAGTGATGATTGTTCAGAGAGGACATACGGGTATGACTCCTGCTGGAATGAAATTCTCCACACTTGCAGGCTCTGTTGGCGGAGGGACACAGAACCCCGGGTTTATGGGCATTGGAAGAAATTTTATAGTAAGCAAGAAATTCCTTCATGGAGACGGAGGAATAAAAAGAATCGTATGGATGACAAAGAACCTCAAGGAGAGCCTTAAAGAGGAATTTCAAAAAAGGGCTGAGGAAGAAGGGGTCCTTGACCTTTTGGATAAGATAGCAGATGAGTCTGTAGCAGAGGACTCGGAGAAATTGCTTGAGTTCCTTTCAAGCGTTGGGCATCCGGCACTTGAGATGGAACCTATGTTTTAGTAAGGAGGATATTGTGGAAAAGAACATAAAGAGTGCAAACAGTGCGGCTGAAAAGATTATAGAGTGGGGTGAGGCGCAGGGCATTATGACCTGCTTTGAAAGGGCAGAAAGGCTCAAACCCTGTCCAATAGGCGCAGAGGGTGCGTGCTGTAAGGTCTGCCATATGGGACCATGCAGACTCGTTGGGAAAAACGCAGAGGAAGAGGCAAGAGGTGTATGCGGAGCAACCCTTCCTACGGTTGCGGCAAGAAACCTCGTAAGGATGATAGCCGCTGGAACAGCCGCACACTCAGACCATGCAAGGGATATGGCACTTACACTTCTTGCAGTTGCCACTGGAGAGGTGAAGGACTTTAGAATTACCGATGTCAAAAAGCTAAACAGGACTGCTGAAATCTTAGGCATAGAGTTTGGAAACGGCAGAGCTGTTCTTGACACGGCAAGGGATGTTGCCCTAAGACTGCTTGAGGACTTTGGAAGACAAAAAGGAGAGCTTAATTTCATAAAGAGGGCGCCTCAAAAGACACAGGAGAGATGGAAGAAATGGGGCATAGTCCCAAGAGGCATTGATAGGGAGATTGCAGAGGCAATGCACAGGACATCGGTTGGTGTTGACCATGAGCCTGACCATCTCCTTACACACGGCTTAAGAACTGCTCTTGCCGATGGATGGGGCGGATGCATGGTCTCCACAGACATAACAGACATACTCTTTGGAACTCCAAAGCCAGTAAGGGCAGAGGCAAGCTTTGGAATCTTCAAGGAAGACGAGGTAAACTTAGTTGTCCATGGACATGAGCCATCTCTTGCAGAGATAATTGTAGATATTGCAGGAGACCCTGAGCTTATGGCATATGCAAAATCAAAAGGTGCAAAGGGCATTAACCTTGGAGGCATGTGCTGTACTGCCAATGAGGTCCTGATGAGACATGGAATACCGACTGCAGGTGGATTTACGAATCAGGAGCTTGGCATTATGACAGGACTCGTTGATGCCATAGTGGTTGATGTTCAGTGCATAATGCCTGCATTGGGGGAGCTTTCAAAGAAGTTTCACACGAAGTTAATAACGACCTCTTCGAAGGCAATGATACCTGGTGCAGTTCATGTGGAATACGACGAGCATAAGGCTAAAGAAACAGCTGTTAAGATAATAAAGATGGCGATAGAGAATTTTCCGAATAGGAAAACACTTGGAAGCCATGTAACCGAAAAGTATCCTGTGATAGCAGGTTTCTCCCATGAATACATAGAATACATGCAAGGCGGAAGATGGAGAGCGTCTTTCAGGCCTCTTAACGATGCCATAACTGCAGGAAGGATAAGGGGTGTTGTTGGTCTTGCAGGGTGCGACAATCCGCGTGTGCCATCAACAGGGATTCACAGGTTTCTTGCAGTAGAGCTTATAAAGAACGATGTGCTGATAGTGTCAACTGGCTGTGGCTCTGCGGCATGTGGAACAGCCGGGTATCTTACGCCTGAGATGGCTCTCAATGAGGCAGGACAAGGTTTAAGAGAGGTCTGTGAGGCAATAGGCATTCCTCCAATTCTTCATCTTGGAGCATGCGTGGATAACTCGAGGATTCTTACGATTGCCACTGCAATGGCAGCCGAAGGAGGGCTATCCGATGAGATAGGAGGCATGCCTGCTGTTGGCATTGCTCCTGAATGGATGTCCGAGAAGGCAATTGCCATTGGCTGTTATTTTGCGGCATCGGGTGTGCCTGTGATATTCGGAGGAGATTCTCCTGTTGGTGCATCCGAGGAGGTTACTAAGATAATGACCGAGGTCTGGTTTGAAAGGTTCCGTGGAGCACTTCATTTCGAGCCTGACCCTGAGAAGATGCTTTCCCTTACCCTAAACTACATTGACAAGGCAAGAGAGGCTTTAAAGCTAAGAAAATACGAGCCAGGCAGATTTGGGACAGAAAGAGTTCTTATGGATATGGCAGCAAGAAGAGAGATTGAGCGTGCCGCAAAACCACATATAGGGATATATTAGAGCTTAGGAGGCTCGATGAAAGTAGAAGATATAAATGTAGATATAGAAATCGGAAGGGTTAGAGAAGTCCTTACAGAATGGCAGAAAAAAAGAGGGCTTCTCATACATGCCTTTCAGGAGATTCAGAAAGAGTATAACTATCTTCCAGAGGAGGCACTTAAGGCACTTTCGAGAAAACTCGAAATACCTCTTTCTGATGTCTATAGCACAGCATCTTTTTATAAGCATTTTTATTTTAAGCCAAGAGGAAAAAACATTCTTTGCGTTTGCATGGGCACTGCATGCCATGTAAGGGGCGCAGGGAAGATCCTCGATACCCTCACTGAGAGACTCGGTATTGCAGAAGGTGAGACTGCAGCGGATATGTCGGTGACACTTGAAACAGTTGGCTGTGTTGGTTGTTGTGGGCTTGCACCTGTCATAACAGTAAACGAGGAGGTTGTTGGAGAGGTAACACCTAAAAAGGTTGCTAGTGTCATGGAGAAAGCAAAGGCAAGAAGGTGATGGAAAGACTTAAAAGTATAGAAGCTCTGAAGGCATTAAGAGAAAGGCTGAAGAAAGAGACATTCAGGCCCGAGGTGCCCAGAGTCAGGGTTTGCACAGGCACTGCATGCACTGCAACTGGCTCGGCATATGTTATAGATGCATTAGACGATGAGACAAAGAAAAAAGGCATCGAGATAGATATTGTAAGGACAGGCTGTCAGGGCTTGTGCCAGAAAGGCCCTGTTATGAGCATAGAGCCACAGGGGATTTTTTATCAGAGGATTAAAAAGGAACATGCACCATGGCTGATTAATTATACGGTTATTGGAGACCTTCCTTACAGGCAGGGGCTTTATAGAAAAGACATTCTTTCAGAGCCTGTGCCACAGATGGTAGATATACCATTTTATAAGAAACAGCTTAGGGTTGCATTAAGAAATAACGGAAGGATAGACCCAAGGAATATATATCACTACATAGCAGTTGGCGGATACAAGGCACTGGAGCGTGCATTAAGCTCTATGAGTCCTGATGAGGTCTTAGATGAGGTAGATAAGGCAAATCTTCGTGGAAGAGGCGGTGCGGGATTCCCTGCTGGAAAGAAATGGAGACATACCAAAAGGACGGGGGGGGAGATTAGGTTCGTTTTAGCCAATGGGGACGAGGGAGACCCCGGAGCCTTTATGGACAGGTCTATAATGGAGGGAGACCCGCACAGCCTTATCGAGGGAATGCTTCTTTGCGCCTATGCGATTGAGGCACAGTATGGGCTTATCTATGTAAGACATGAGTATCCATTGGCTGTAAAAAACCTTGGCATTGCCATAAAACAGGCAGAAGATGTAGGGCTTTTAGGTAAAGACATATTTGGAAAAGGTCTTGATTTCACAATAGACATAAGAGAGGGTGCAGGCGCATTTGTGTGCGGAGAGTCCACTGCACTTATTGCCTCCCTCGAAGGCGAAAGAGGATTTCCAAGGCCAAGGCCTCCAAGGCTTTCAGAGCATGGAGGAGGTGCATGGGGCTATCCAAGCAACTTAAATAACATCGAGACCTATGCATGTGTGCCTCCTATTGTACTTAATGGTGCAAAGTGGTTCCTTGGCATTGGCACAGAGAACTCACCGGGCACAAAGGTCTTTGCCCTTACAGGAAAGGTGAAAAACACAGGGCTTGTCGAGGTCCCAATGGGAATCACCCTAAGGGAGATAATATTCGAGATAGGCGGTGGAATCATCGGAGATAAAAAGTTTAAGGCTATTCAGACAGGAGGCCCATCAGGCGGATGCATTCCAGAGGCATACCTCGATATGCCTGTGGATTTTGATTCCCTTACAAAAGTAGGCTCTATGATGGGCTCAGGCGGAATGGTTGTCATGGATGAGGACACATGCATGGTGGATGTCGCAAAGTTCTTCCTTTCATTCACACAGTCGGAATCATGCGGAAAGTGTCCGCCATGCAGAATAGGCACATACCAGATGCTTGAGATTCTTAAAAGGATAACCTCAGGCAATGGTCTTCCCGATGATATAGAAAGGCTGGAAGACATAGGAAGAAACATCAAAGAGGCATCCCTTTGCGGATTGGGACAGTCAGCGCCAAACCCTGTGCTTTCGACCTTAAGATACTTCAGAGAGGAGTACGAAGAGCATATAAAGGACAAATACTGTAGGGCAAAGGTCTGTAAAGGACTCGGAATGTTCGTTATAGATACCGAGGAGTGTTTTCTCTGCGGACTTTGTAAAGAGGCATGCACCTATGATGCAGTGAAAGAGACAAAAGACAGATTCTTTATAGACCAAGATTACTGCACAAAATGCAAGGCATGCTATCTTGCATGCCCGATTGGCGCAGTTAAGATTAACAAAGGGCTTGAGAGCAAGGCTCTTAAAGAGGCTGAATGACAGAGATAAAAGAGAAAAAGACAGAGGACATAAAGAAAGAGGCAGAGGCAATGAAGTGTCCTCTTTCAAAGTCTCTTTATTACATAGAGG includes these proteins:
- the cooS gene encoding anaerobic carbon-monoxide dehydrogenase catalytic subunit, with amino-acid sequence MKSANSAAEKIIEWGEAQGIMTCFERAERLKPCPIGAEGACCKVCHMGPCRLVGKNAEEEARGVCGATLPTVAARNLVRMIAAGTAAHSDHARDMALTLLAVATGEVKDFRITDVKKLNRTAEILGIEFGNGRAVLDTARDVALRLLEDFGRQKGELNFIKRAPQKTQERWKKWGIVPRGIDREIAEAMHRTSVGVDHEPDHLLTHGLRTALADGWGGCMVSTDITDILFGTPKPVRAEASFGIFKEDEVNLVVHGHEPSLAEIIVDIAGDPELMAYAKSKGAKGINLGGMCCTANEVLMRHGIPTAGGFTNQELGIMTGLVDAIVVDVQCIMPALGELSKKFHTKLITTSSKAMIPGAVHVEYDEHKAKETAVKIIKMAIENFPNRKTLGSHVTEKYPVIAGFSHEYIEYMQGGRWRASFRPLNDAITAGRIRGVVGLAGCDNPRVPSTGIHRFLAVELIKNDVLIVSTGCGSAACGTAGYLTPEMALNEAGQGLREVCEAIGIPPILHLGACVDNSRILTIATAMAAEGGLSDEIGGMPAVGIAPEWMSEKAIAIGCYFAASGVPVIFGGDSPVGASEEVTKIMTEVWFERFRGALHFEPDPEKMLSLTLNYIDKAREALKLRKYEPGRFGTERVLMDMAARREIERAAKPHIGIY
- the nuoE gene encoding NADH-quinone oxidoreductase subunit NuoE, which codes for MKVEDINVDIEIGRVREVLTEWQKKRGLLIHAFQEIQKEYNYLPEEALKALSRKLEIPLSDVYSTASFYKHFYFKPRGKNILCVCMGTACHVRGAGKILDTLTERLGIAEGETAADMSVTLETVGCVGCCGLAPVITVNEEVVGEVTPKKVASVMEKAKARR
- a CDS encoding SLBB domain-containing protein, with protein sequence MERLKSIEALKALRERLKKETFRPEVPRVRVCTGTACTATGSAYVIDALDDETKKKGIEIDIVRTGCQGLCQKGPVMSIEPQGIFYQRIKKEHAPWLINYTVIGDLPYRQGLYRKDILSEPVPQMVDIPFYKKQLRVALRNNGRIDPRNIYHYIAVGGYKALERALSSMSPDEVLDEVDKANLRGRGGAGFPAGKKWRHTKRTGGEIRFVLANGDEGDPGAFMDRSIMEGDPHSLIEGMLLCAYAIEAQYGLIYVRHEYPLAVKNLGIAIKQAEDVGLLGKDIFGKGLDFTIDIREGAGAFVCGESTALIASLEGERGFPRPRPPRLSEHGGGAWGYPSNLNNIETYACVPPIVLNGAKWFLGIGTENSPGTKVFALTGKVKNTGLVEVPMGITLREIIFEIGGGIIGDKKFKAIQTGGPSGGCIPEAYLDMPVDFDSLTKVGSMMGSGGMVVMDEDTCMVDVAKFFLSFTQSESCGKCPPCRIGTYQMLEILKRITSGNGLPDDIERLEDIGRNIKEASLCGLGQSAPNPVLSTLRYFREEYEEHIKDKYCRAKVCKGLGMFVIDTEECFLCGLCKEACTYDAVKETKDRFFIDQDYCTKCKACYLACPIGAVKINKGLESKALKEAE